A stretch of the Bradyrhizobium arachidis genome encodes the following:
- a CDS encoding flagellar protein FlgN, which translates to MKQAELTRTSAAAGDTRIKSLIALIDVLTTLVAEENAELAKGLPASRMKQVDEKNRLAELFERTVAECAGGTTSLHVKDRILREQLMERILKLRLAMDENLVRLRAAIEASNRRIEAVMQAIREQIAAVSPYGASGRVAAARAVSSGTSRRA; encoded by the coding sequence ATGAAACAGGCAGAGCTTACCAGGACCAGTGCAGCTGCGGGCGATACCCGGATCAAGTCGCTGATCGCGCTGATCGACGTGTTGACCACTCTGGTTGCCGAAGAGAATGCGGAGCTCGCCAAGGGGCTGCCCGCCTCGCGCATGAAGCAGGTCGATGAGAAGAACCGGCTGGCCGAGCTGTTCGAGCGGACCGTCGCCGAATGCGCCGGCGGCACCACCAGCCTGCACGTCAAGGACCGGATCCTGCGCGAGCAGCTGATGGAGCGGATTTTGAAGCTGCGTTTGGCCATGGACGAGAACCTCGTGCGATTGCGTGCGGCGATCGAGGCCAGCAACCGCCGGATCGAGGCGGTGATGCAGGCGATCCGCGAGCAGATCGCCGCGGTGTCACCCTATGGCGCCTCTGGCCGTGTCGCCGCCGCACGGGCCGTCTCCAGCGGCACCAGCCGGCGCGCCTGA
- the flgE gene encoding flagellar hook protein FlgE — protein sequence MWRTTATIWRAGAPTLRATSSATNRRAASRPSTPRSHRAAAALPPRLRSRRTCRPMPPPAIPSMTVYDSLGAANSIQITWTKTATNTWSASFANPTSASDTTTSTGTASGTVDITFNSDGSLASTSPSPATISVTGWTDGATDSTITLDLGTAGATDGLTQYASGETTPSVNLTSITSDGLSYGKLSSIAIGKSGLVEATYSNGKTIPIYKSAVATFSDPNGLSAQSDGIYSATVTSGDAALQASGENGAGTIYGSELESSTTDTSSQFSSMISAQQAYSAASQVISTVNKMYDTLISAMR from the coding sequence ATCTGGAGAACAACGGCTACTATCTGGAGGGCTGGCGCACCGACGCTGAGGGCAACGTCGTCGGCAACGAATCGGCGAGCAGCCTCCAGGCCATCGACACCCAGGTCGCATCGAGCAGCGGCAGCGCTACCACCAAGACTACGATCGCGGCGAACCTGCCGTCCGATGCCGCCACCGGCGATACCTTCGATGACGGTCTACGACTCGCTCGGTGCGGCCAACTCGATCCAGATCACCTGGACCAAGACAGCCACCAACACCTGGAGCGCGAGTTTCGCCAATCCGACGTCGGCCTCGGACACGACCACTTCCACCGGCACGGCGAGCGGAACCGTCGATATCACCTTCAACAGCGACGGTTCGCTCGCTAGCACCAGCCCGAGCCCGGCGACGATCTCGGTGACGGGCTGGACCGACGGCGCCACCGACAGCACCATCACGCTCGATCTCGGCACCGCCGGCGCAACCGACGGCCTGACGCAGTATGCCTCGGGTGAGACGACGCCGTCGGTGAACCTCACCAGCATCACGTCGGACGGCCTGTCCTATGGAAAACTCTCCAGCATCGCGATTGGGAAGAGCGGCCTCGTCGAGGCCACCTATTCCAATGGCAAGACCATTCCGATCTACAAGAGCGCGGTGGCGACCTTCTCCGATCCGAATGGCCTTTCGGCGCAGAGCGACGGCATCTATTCGGCGACCGTGACGTCGGGCGACGCAGCGCTGCAGGCCTCAGGCGAGAACGGCGCGGGCACCATCTACGGCAGCGAGCTCGAATCCTCGACCACTGATACCAGCAGCCAGTTCTCCAGCATGATCTCGGCGCAGCAGGCTTATTCCGCGGCATCGCAGGTCATCTCGACCGTCAACAAGATGTACGACACGTTGATCTCGGCGATGAGGTAG
- a CDS encoding LuxR C-terminal-related transcriptional regulator, whose amino-acid sequence MLMLMGRSDPATSEAVHFAQSMLDGSATAFYEVDETYNLRRFLLSGIPEPFHRQYLEGMSEFDPQHPRHAGGLAVARLSNTIADRQPRETALYRSFVDQCGIVDMVDFFFRRGDQIVAGMSVAWDRDARIPEGAVTIARKIHQYLQFNLVGRSAASDDGQRYGLTSREMDVVRLLCCGRTNREIGECLKIGQATVKTHLIHIFEKLGVETRSAVVALMARPN is encoded by the coding sequence ATGCTGATGCTCATGGGCCGCTCGGATCCGGCAACGAGCGAAGCCGTGCATTTTGCCCAGTCCATGCTGGACGGGTCGGCGACCGCTTTCTATGAGGTCGACGAGACCTATAACCTCAGGCGCTTCCTTCTGTCCGGCATTCCGGAGCCGTTTCATCGGCAGTATCTCGAGGGTATGAGCGAGTTTGACCCGCAGCATCCTCGTCATGCGGGGGGCCTTGCGGTCGCACGCCTGAGTAACACGATTGCCGATCGGCAGCCGCGCGAGACGGCGCTGTACCGCTCCTTCGTCGATCAGTGCGGGATCGTCGACATGGTCGATTTTTTCTTCCGGCGCGGCGACCAGATCGTCGCTGGCATGAGTGTCGCATGGGACAGGGACGCGAGGATCCCGGAGGGCGCCGTGACCATCGCCCGGAAGATTCACCAGTATCTCCAGTTCAACCTTGTCGGCCGCTCGGCCGCATCCGATGACGGGCAACGCTATGGCCTGACCAGCCGCGAGATGGACGTGGTGCGGCTTCTGTGCTGCGGCCGCACCAATCGCGAGATCGGCGAGTGCCTGAAGATCGGCCAGGCGACGGTGAAGACGCACCTGATCCATATCTTCGAGAAGCTCGGCGTGGAGACGCGCTCCGCTGTGGTGGCGCTGATGGCGCGGCCGAACTAG
- a CDS encoding Tm-1-like ATP-binding domain-containing protein, with translation MTNRSRPRILLIGTGDTKADELLFMQRCIGEAGGVIVMMDISVLGDPPYKAAHDKHAVAAAADKTIEAVIASGDENSSMTLMALGASRLTRRLCDDGEIDGMITIGGTMGTDLALDVALGLPLGFPKLIVSTIAFSHLIPPERIAADLMMILWAGGLYGLNGTCKAVLSQACGAIVGASRSAIRPRPQRPIVALTSLGKSCLSYMVELKPQLEARGYEVVVFHTTGMGGRAMESIAAQGGFAAVLDLSLQEVANQLMGSVVNSGADRLMNAGRHGIPQIVAPGAIDMVDFPAWLPVPAELADRPFHAHNRLLASATSGPEDRRRIARAIAAKLAEATAPIAFVLPTGGIQQWDQEGEPLHDPEGLRAFVAEMRAAIRAPVELHVINDHINERGFVEKVLAIFDRWVADAVVPAGKVAVERI, from the coding sequence ATGACCAACAGATCACGCCCGCGCATCCTGCTGATCGGCACCGGCGATACCAAGGCCGACGAGCTCCTGTTCATGCAGCGCTGCATTGGTGAAGCAGGCGGCGTGATTGTCATGATGGACATCAGCGTGCTCGGCGACCCCCCTTACAAGGCGGCGCACGACAAGCATGCGGTGGCCGCCGCAGCCGACAAGACGATTGAGGCCGTGATCGCCAGCGGCGATGAGAATTCGTCGATGACCTTGATGGCACTCGGCGCCTCCCGCTTGACCAGGCGGCTGTGCGACGACGGCGAGATCGATGGCATGATCACGATCGGCGGCACGATGGGCACTGATCTCGCGCTCGACGTCGCACTCGGCCTGCCCCTCGGCTTCCCCAAGCTGATCGTATCGACGATCGCATTCTCCCACCTGATCCCGCCGGAGCGCATTGCCGCGGATCTGATGATGATCTTGTGGGCCGGAGGCCTGTACGGACTCAATGGCACCTGCAAGGCCGTGTTGTCACAGGCCTGCGGCGCTATCGTCGGCGCATCCCGCAGCGCCATTCGGCCGCGGCCGCAGCGTCCGATCGTGGCGCTAACGTCTCTGGGCAAAAGCTGCCTCAGCTACATGGTCGAGCTGAAGCCGCAGCTTGAAGCACGCGGCTACGAAGTCGTCGTGTTTCATACCACCGGCATGGGCGGCCGCGCGATGGAATCGATCGCCGCGCAAGGCGGGTTTGCCGCGGTGCTCGACCTCAGCCTCCAGGAAGTCGCCAACCAGTTGATGGGCTCGGTGGTAAATTCCGGCGCGGACCGCCTGATGAATGCAGGCCGCCATGGCATCCCCCAGATCGTGGCGCCCGGCGCCATCGATATGGTGGACTTCCCGGCTTGGCTACCGGTGCCAGCAGAACTCGCCGATCGTCCATTTCATGCGCATAATCGCCTGCTCGCGTCCGCGACCTCGGGTCCCGAGGATCGCCGCCGGATCGCGCGCGCGATTGCAGCGAAGCTTGCAGAGGCGACGGCCCCGATTGCCTTCGTGCTCCCGACCGGCGGCATCCAGCAATGGGACCAGGAGGGCGAGCCGCTGCACGACCCGGAAGGGCTGCGCGCGTTTGTCGCGGAGATGCGCGCCGCGATCCGCGCACCGGTCGAGCTTCACGTGATCAACGATCACATCAACGAGCGCGGTTTTGTCGAAAAGGTGCTCGCGATCTTCGACCGCTGGGTCGCCGATGCCGTCGTTCCCGCCGGCAAGGTTGCGGTAGAACGGATATGA
- the fliS gene encoding flagellar export chaperone FliS, with translation MMHNQMAYMANQAYRGAATTVPPLKAVSMLLGGAVSFLQKALVAQEARRFEEGHEHLTKATAILRGLSHNLDFTNGGAVAERLYQTYSALILASLKAYGRPHARESFGRIIAGLTEMREAWEFVDATRRGGKADSALKW, from the coding sequence ATGATGCATAACCAGATGGCATACATGGCCAACCAGGCCTATCGGGGAGCTGCGACCACCGTGCCGCCGCTGAAGGCGGTGTCGATGCTTCTCGGCGGAGCGGTCTCCTTCCTCCAGAAGGCGCTGGTCGCCCAGGAGGCGCGGCGTTTCGAGGAAGGGCATGAACATCTGACGAAGGCAACCGCCATCCTGCGGGGGCTCAGCCACAATCTCGATTTCACCAATGGCGGCGCGGTTGCCGAGCGGCTGTACCAGACCTATAGCGCCCTGATCCTGGCGAGCCTGAAGGCCTACGGCCGGCCGCATGCCCGCGAGAGTTTCGGGCGGATCATTGCCGGCCTGACCGAGATGCGCGAAGCTTGGGAGTTTGTCGACGCGACGCGCCGGGGCGGCAAGGCCGATTCGGCACTGAAGTGGTAA
- a CDS encoding HAD family hydrolase yields the protein MTATAASALVLDFGGVISKTLFETHDATEAALGLAPGTLTWRGPFAEDTDPLWSTMQRGELSERDYWRTRSREVGQLVGEHWQDMQTFVRRARGADPMLVIRPEAERAIRIASTAGRKLAILSNELDLFYGVDFRRKLPLLEHFDVIVDATHTDILKPDPRAYGSVCDALGLAPGSCVFVDDQERNIKGAIACGLPTVWFDVRQPEDSYRKALHLLGLAFD from the coding sequence ATGACCGCAACTGCGGCAAGCGCGCTGGTGCTGGATTTCGGCGGGGTGATCTCAAAGACCCTGTTCGAAACCCATGATGCGACGGAAGCCGCGCTCGGCCTTGCGCCGGGGACATTGACCTGGCGCGGGCCTTTCGCCGAGGACACTGACCCGCTCTGGTCGACGATGCAGCGTGGGGAATTGTCCGAGCGCGACTACTGGCGCACGCGCAGCCGCGAGGTCGGCCAGCTCGTCGGCGAGCACTGGCAGGATATGCAGACCTTCGTCCGGCGCGCACGCGGCGCTGATCCGATGCTGGTCATCCGCCCGGAAGCCGAGCGCGCGATCCGCATCGCAAGCACGGCCGGCCGCAAGCTCGCCATTCTCTCCAATGAGCTCGACCTGTTCTATGGCGTGGACTTCCGGCGCAAGCTACCGCTGCTCGAGCATTTCGACGTCATCGTCGATGCCACCCACACCGACATTCTGAAGCCCGACCCGCGCGCCTATGGATCCGTGTGCGATGCCCTCGGGCTCGCCCCTGGATCTTGCGTCTTCGTCGACGACCAGGAGCGCAACATCAAGGGCGCGATCGCCTGCGGGCTCCCGACCGTCTGGTTCGACGTCCGACAGCCCGAAGACTCTTACCGGAAGGCCCTGCACTTGCTCGGCCTTGCCTTCGATTGA
- a CDS encoding aspartate aminotransferase family protein: MREINFLVENNARRIWHPMAHPKDMQDHPPRIIMKGEGIFVTDIEGKTVLDAVGGLWNVTLGYSCDPIKKAIADQLTELPYYSGFRGVSTGPAIELAYELTEWFRPEGMVRAFFTSGGSDSVETALRLARQYWKIRGQRDRTKFLALKKGYHGTHFGGASVNGNANFRRNYEPLLPGVYHIPSPWTYRNPFNETDPARLARLCANALADEIEFQGADTIAAFIMEPVLGAGGVIVPHESFMGLVSEICDRYGILLISDEVVTGFGRSGAWSGARLWNVKPDMMTIAKAVTSGYFPLGATMIGDKIAEAFESDETSFGSIGHGYTYSGHPVGCAAGIAALAETRRLKLDVKATTSGAVLNEALAALKQKHDIVGDVRGKGLMAALELVADRGTKKALDKKIVGKIADAIYDAGVMVRVSGSNIILSPPLIITADDARTIARAIDHGLSAA; encoded by the coding sequence ATGCGCGAAATCAATTTCCTGGTCGAGAACAATGCCCGCCGCATCTGGCATCCAATGGCGCATCCCAAGGACATGCAGGACCATCCGCCGCGCATCATCATGAAAGGTGAAGGCATCTTCGTCACCGACATCGAAGGCAAGACTGTGCTTGATGCGGTGGGCGGTCTCTGGAACGTGACGCTCGGCTATAGCTGCGATCCGATCAAGAAGGCAATCGCCGATCAGCTCACTGAATTGCCCTATTACTCCGGCTTTCGCGGCGTCTCCACGGGACCCGCGATCGAGCTCGCCTATGAGCTGACCGAATGGTTCAGGCCGGAAGGCATGGTGCGCGCGTTCTTCACTTCAGGCGGATCCGACTCCGTCGAGACTGCGCTGCGGCTCGCGCGGCAATACTGGAAGATCAGGGGTCAGCGCGACCGCACCAAATTCCTGGCATTGAAGAAGGGCTATCACGGCACGCATTTCGGCGGCGCCTCGGTGAACGGCAACGCCAATTTCCGTCGCAACTATGAGCCGCTGCTGCCCGGCGTCTATCACATCCCCTCGCCCTGGACCTATCGCAATCCATTCAACGAGACCGATCCGGCCAGGCTCGCGCGGCTCTGCGCCAATGCGCTCGCCGACGAGATCGAATTCCAGGGGGCCGACACCATCGCCGCCTTCATCATGGAGCCGGTGCTTGGCGCCGGCGGAGTGATCGTGCCGCACGAGAGCTTTATGGGCCTGGTGAGCGAGATCTGCGATCGCTACGGCATCCTCCTGATCTCGGACGAGGTTGTCACCGGCTTCGGCCGGAGCGGCGCCTGGTCCGGCGCGCGGCTCTGGAACGTCAAGCCGGACATGATGACGATCGCAAAGGCCGTGACGTCAGGCTATTTTCCTCTGGGTGCCACCATGATCGGCGACAAGATCGCCGAAGCCTTCGAGAGCGACGAGACGAGTTTTGGTTCGATCGGCCACGGCTACACCTATTCCGGCCATCCCGTCGGCTGCGCGGCCGGCATTGCGGCGCTGGCTGAAACGCGCCGGCTGAAGCTCGACGTCAAGGCGACAACCTCCGGCGCCGTGCTCAACGAGGCGCTTGCAGCTCTCAAGCAGAAGCATGACATCGTCGGGGACGTTCGCGGCAAGGGTCTGATGGCGGCACTCGAACTGGTCGCCGACCGCGGCACCAAGAAGGCGCTCGACAAGAAGATCGTCGGGAAGATTGCGGACGCGATCTACGATGCCGGCGTGATGGTGCGCGTCTCCGGCAGCAACATCATCCTCTCGCCGCCTCTGATCATCACCGCCGACGACGCGAGAACGATCGCACGTGCGATCGACCACGGCCTCTCGGCTGCCTGA
- a CDS encoding flagellin, translated as MAMRVATFAQSNTMIADALRIQSVMANEQIQESSGVTSTDFGGYGSTAQHVVNLQVSVTRAQSHIDAATLADSRVQVMYSAVGSVTDIVTQLRAQLTAASTGSSTETSSVISTAQQLLEQMGSLLNTQYDGQYVFAGGKTETAPVDLTSFASGTGSTTTADTSYYSGDSEIASVRVSADQTVSYGVTADNSAFEEVMRVLKFVANSTSLSSSDITAALDLAGTALDDTAAVQARLSSAASQIETATARQSDYKGFAETLSSDLTSVDVAAITAQLSTYQSQLTASYSALGKILSMNLASYLK; from the coding sequence ATGGCGATGCGGGTTGCAACCTTCGCGCAGTCCAACACCATGATCGCGGACGCGTTGCGCATCCAATCGGTCATGGCCAACGAGCAGATCCAGGAATCATCCGGGGTGACCTCGACCGATTTCGGTGGCTATGGCTCGACCGCGCAGCACGTGGTCAATCTCCAGGTTTCGGTGACACGGGCGCAATCCCATATCGACGCGGCGACGCTCGCCGACAGCAGGGTCCAGGTGATGTACTCCGCGGTCGGCTCGGTGACAGACATCGTCACGCAACTGCGTGCGCAGCTCACGGCGGCCTCGACCGGCAGCTCAACCGAGACGAGCTCGGTGATATCAACCGCGCAGCAACTCCTGGAGCAGATGGGTTCGCTGCTGAATACGCAGTATGACGGCCAATATGTGTTTGCCGGCGGCAAGACCGAGACGGCGCCGGTCGATCTCACGAGCTTTGCCTCAGGCACCGGATCGACGACGACCGCGGATACCAGCTACTATTCGGGGGACAGCGAAATCGCCTCGGTCCGCGTCTCCGCGGACCAGACCGTCTCCTATGGCGTGACCGCTGACAATTCGGCGTTCGAGGAGGTGATGCGCGTCCTGAAGTTCGTGGCCAACAGCACCTCGCTGTCGTCCTCCGACATTACCGCGGCGCTCGATCTGGCGGGCACAGCGCTCGACGACACGGCGGCCGTGCAGGCGAGGCTTTCGAGCGCGGCCTCGCAGATCGAGACGGCGACCGCCCGGCAGAGCGACTACAAGGGTTTTGCCGAGACGCTGTCGAGCGACCTGACCAGCGTCGACGTTGCGGCGATCACGGCGCAGCTCTCGACCTACCAGTCCCAACTCACCGCGTCCTACTCGGCGCTCGGAAAAATTCTGAGCATGAATCTCGCGAGTTACCTGAAATAG
- the flgK gene encoding flagellar hook-associated protein FlgK translates to MSLDIARLVAFSGLSATQVQISVTSSNISNADTTGYTRKTANQSSSVTNGVGTGVTVTGISSTVDKLLLKSLIGATSELGAADTTNTYLTSLQKLYGSTGTSDSSSTGTSLANTLASLESALSSLASTPSSASLQSNVVSALDDVASQLRETSAGIQKLRSNADQDIASSVDDANEDLQEIADLNAEIKQVAASGQSTADLEDQRNTALQELASKMNVSYFTASNGDLQVYTTSGQALVDSTAHTISYTTAASVTSSTSFSAITVNGVDITSQITSGDIGALVALRDKTLPAAQSQLDQLAQQLASALNGVSNSASSVPPPTSLTGTSAVASTDALSATGTVRLAVTDQSGNLVSYSDLDLSSYATVGDLVTAINGISGLSASVDAKGHLSISATGSGNGIATSEMTSSVGSSGEGFSVYFGLNDIVTGTGAADFAVNSSILSGTSELPLATLDSSSTLTVGSQVLSSGSATVVNDLYDMLTGSRSFAAAGGLAATTGSFADYAATIVSDVASKSSQASSTYTAKETAQSTYASSLSSQSGVNLDEESARLSTLQNKYSAASALIQAINTMYSALLTAVQSA, encoded by the coding sequence GTGTCGCTCGATATCGCACGACTGGTCGCCTTCAGCGGGCTCTCGGCCACGCAGGTCCAGATCAGCGTCACGTCGTCGAACATCTCCAACGCCGACACGACCGGCTATACCCGGAAGACCGCGAACCAGTCGAGCAGCGTCACTAACGGTGTCGGCACCGGTGTCACGGTGACCGGCATCAGCTCGACCGTTGACAAGCTGTTGCTGAAGTCGCTGATCGGCGCCACCTCGGAGCTCGGCGCGGCCGATACCACCAACACCTATCTGACCTCGCTGCAGAAGCTATATGGTTCGACCGGTACCTCGGACAGCTCGTCGACTGGAACCTCACTCGCCAATACGCTGGCCTCGCTGGAGTCGGCGCTGTCATCGCTCGCAAGCACGCCGAGCAGCGCGTCGCTGCAATCCAACGTGGTGAGCGCGCTCGACGACGTCGCGAGCCAGCTTCGGGAAACCTCGGCCGGCATCCAGAAACTCCGCTCCAATGCTGACCAGGACATCGCCTCCTCGGTCGACGACGCGAACGAGGATCTGCAAGAGATCGCCGACCTCAACGCTGAGATCAAGCAAGTCGCCGCGTCCGGCCAGTCGACCGCCGACCTGGAGGACCAGCGCAACACTGCGCTGCAGGAGCTCGCGTCGAAGATGAACGTCAGCTATTTTACCGCGTCGAACGGCGACCTCCAGGTCTACACGACGTCTGGCCAGGCGCTGGTCGACAGCACCGCGCACACGATCAGCTACACGACCGCCGCCAGCGTCACGTCATCGACGAGTTTCAGCGCCATCACCGTGAATGGTGTCGACATCACGTCCCAGATCACGAGCGGCGACATCGGCGCGCTCGTCGCCCTGCGCGACAAGACCTTGCCTGCCGCACAGTCCCAGCTCGACCAGCTTGCCCAACAGCTCGCCTCCGCCCTGAACGGCGTGTCGAACAGCGCCTCGTCGGTGCCGCCGCCGACCAGCCTGACCGGGACGTCGGCGGTCGCCAGCACGGACGCGCTCTCGGCGACCGGTACGGTGCGCCTTGCCGTCACCGACCAGAGCGGCAATCTGGTGTCCTATAGCGATCTCGACCTGTCGTCCTACGCGACGGTCGGCGACCTCGTGACCGCCATCAACGGCATTTCCGGCCTGTCGGCGTCGGTCGATGCCAAGGGTCATCTCTCGATCTCCGCGACGGGCTCCGGCAATGGCATCGCGACTAGCGAGATGACCAGCTCCGTCGGCAGCTCCGGCGAGGGATTTTCCGTATATTTCGGACTGAACGACATCGTCACCGGAACCGGCGCCGCGGACTTTGCCGTCAACAGCAGCATTCTGTCCGGCACCTCCGAGTTGCCGCTCGCCACGCTGGATTCGTCGTCGACGCTGACGGTCGGCAGCCAGGTGCTGTCGTCGGGCTCGGCCACTGTTGTCAACGATCTCTACGACATGCTGACCGGCTCGCGCAGTTTTGCGGCCGCTGGCGGGCTCGCTGCGACCACGGGCTCCTTTGCCGACTATGCGGCCACGATCGTCTCGGACGTCGCGAGCAAGTCGTCGCAGGCCTCCTCGACCTACACAGCGAAGGAAACGGCGCAGTCGACCTATGCGAGCTCGCTCTCCTCGCAGTCGGGTGTGAATCTCGACGAGGAGTCGGCGCGGCTGAGCACGTTGCAGAACAAATACTCCGCGGCGTCCGCGCTGATCCAGGCCATCAACACGATGTACTCGGCGCTTCTCACCGCCGTGCAATCGGCCTAA
- a CDS encoding flagellar hook assembly protein FlgD has translation MTVSATSSVSTATTTTTSTSSSATSGLTSSDFLSLLVSELQNQDPLNATSTTDFINQLTSYANFSSQQSINSNLSALASSFSSLVTLNSVNYIGHTVEAKTDTATLSNGSATFGYSLSSAAENVSISIKDSSGNTVWTGSGTGNSGSNSFTWDGKDSSGNQLSDGGQYTISVTATDSAGNSVLYYTTVTGTVTGIDTSTSTPSLTVGGVSVSAANIIGVTS, from the coding sequence ATGACCGTTTCCGCGACGAGTTCCGTCTCAACTGCAACAACGACGACGACGTCGACGAGCTCGTCCGCAACGTCAGGGCTGACGTCGAGCGATTTCCTGAGCCTGCTCGTCAGCGAGTTGCAGAACCAGGATCCGCTGAACGCGACCTCGACGACCGACTTCATCAACCAGCTCACCTCCTACGCCAATTTTAGTTCGCAGCAGTCGATCAACAGCAATCTCTCGGCGCTGGCGAGCTCGTTCTCCAGCCTCGTGACGCTGAACTCGGTCAATTACATCGGCCACACCGTCGAGGCAAAGACCGATACGGCGACGCTCAGCAACGGCTCAGCGACGTTCGGTTATTCGCTGTCCTCGGCGGCCGAGAACGTCTCGATCAGCATCAAGGACTCCTCGGGCAACACGGTGTGGACCGGTTCGGGCACCGGTAACTCCGGCTCCAACAGTTTCACCTGGGACGGCAAGGACTCCAGCGGCAACCAGCTCTCTGATGGCGGCCAGTACACGATCTCCGTCACCGCGACCGACTCGGCCGGAAACTCGGTCCTCTACTACACGACCGTCACCGGCACGGTGACCGGCATCGACACCTCGACCTCGACGCCGTCGCTCACGGTCGGCGGCGTCTCGGTCAGCGCCGCCAACATCATCGGCGTCACGTCCTGA